Below is a window of Halomonas sp. Bachu 37 DNA.
CGAAGGGTATCGGCAAGTCATCAAGGAAGGCGGCTATCTGCTGCAAAAGGTGTAAATCCGAGCTCCTGCAGAAAGCGTGAGACGTAGCCAACGAATCAACGAAGCCCGTACTCTACAAAGCCAAAAGCCCTGCCGTTTGATACGACAGGGCTTTTTTTGGTTCTTCGCAGACTGGCGTGAAATCTGTCAGTCGCCAATGATCATCACGGCTTCCGCTTCCACCTGGCTCGCCTTGGGCAGAGCCTTGACACCGACGGCAGCGCGCGCCGGGAACGGGGCGGTGAAGAACTCCTCCATCACCCGGTTGACGATGGCAAAGTTGTCCAGGTCCACCAGGTACAGGTTGAGCTTGACGATATCGCTCAACGAGCCCGCCGCTTCTTCGCAGACCGCCTGCATGTTGCGGAAGACCTGGCGTGCCTGGGCTTCGAAATCCTCGGACACGATCGTCATGCTGGCCGGGTCAAGCGGAATCTGACCGGAGAGATACACCGTATTGCCGGCCTTGACCGCCTGGGAATAGGGCCCGATGGCCGCCGGGGCTTTTTCCGTATTGATTACGGCCTTGTTGCTCATGATGGCTCCTTGAAGAAGACGCTTAAGAAAAGGGAATGGATATAAACAGAATCAACGAACGCTCAATTGCCGACCCGCGTGATCTTACCCACGTTGGGCAGGTTGCGGATGCGCTTGATCAAGCGCGCCAGGTGGATACGCCCGCGTACCGCCAGGGTCAGGTGAACGATGGAGAGCCGTGCATCGCGCTCTTCGATGCCGATACGCTCGATATTGGCGTCGGCATCGGTCACCAGGCCGGCAAGCTCGGCGACCAGGCCCCGCCGGCTCTCGAATTCGATACGCAGTGCTACCGGGAAGTCTTCCTGGATATCCTCCGACCACTCCAGAGCAAACAGCTTGTCGGGATCGTTTCTGTGTTCCGCCAGGTTGCGGCACTCCGCCCGGTGTACCACGATCCCCTTGCCGACCGACAGATGCCCCACCACTGGATCGCCGGGTAGCGGGTGGCAGCAGCGCGCGAACTTGGTCACCATTCCTTCGCTGCCGGTAATCATCACCGGGCGCTGGCGTTCCGGCGCTTCATCGCCTTGCCGTTCGGCCTTGTCGTCGTCATCCATGTCCACCAGGCGGCGGGCGACGACATGGGCCAGGCGCGTTCCCAGGCCGATGGACTCCAGAAGCGTCTCCTGGGACTGCTCCAGCTCGGCCAGCACACTCTCCAGCACGCTGTCGTTCAGTTCCTCGAGGCTGGTGGAAAACTCCGCCAGCGCCTTGTTGAGCAGGCGCCGACCCAATTGCACGGCTTCCGCTTGCTGCTGGTGCTTGAGCGCATGACGAATCGCCGAGCGCGCCTTGGCGGTGGCGACGAAATTGAGCCAGGCGAGATTGGGACGCGCCCCCGGCGCGGTAATGATCTCCAGGGTCTGACCGCTCTCCAGGCGCGTTGAGAGCGGCGCCAGCTGGCGGTCGATGCGGCAGGCGATGCAGTTGTTGCCGATATCGGTGTGTACGGTGTAGGCGAAGTCGATCACCGTGGCGCCCTGGGGCAACTCCATGATGTCGCCCTTGGGGGTGAAGACATAGATGTCGTCGGGGAACAGGTCGCTCTTGACGTTCTCGATGAACTCCAGCGAATCCCCGGCGTGGCGCTGCATTTCCAGCAACCCCTTGACCCAGGCCCGCGCCCGGGCATGGCTGCCTTCGGCAATCGGGTGCGTGGTCTGGCCGGCCTTGTAGAGCCAATGGGCGGCAATGCCGTTGTTGGCCATGGCTTCCATCTCGCGGGTACGTATCTGCACTTCGATGGGCATGCCCCGCGAGCCGAACAGCGTGGTATGCAAGCTCTGGTAGCCGTTGGCCTTGGGAATGGCGATGTAGTCCTTGAAGCGTCCCGGCACCGGCTTGTAGAGATTGTGCACGATCCCGAGGATGCGATAGCAGCTGGCCACGTCCTCGGTGATGATGCGAAAACCGAACACATCCATGATCTCGGCGAACGGCTTGCGCTGGTCGCGCATCTTCTTGTAGATCGACAGCAGGTGCTTCTGGCGGCCGATAACGGTGCCGTTCAGGCCTTCATCGTCCAGACTCTTCTGCAGCGTGCTCTGCACTTCGCGAATGGCGCTGCGCCGATGGCCGCGGGCGCTGGAAACCGCTCGCTTGATACGTTCGGAGCGCATCGGGTGGATGGCCTGGAAGGAGAGATCCTCCAGCTCCACGCGAATGGTATTGATCCCCAGGCGACCGGCCACGCGGGCGTAGATTTCCAGCGTCTCGCGGGCGATGCGGCGCTTCTTTTCCGGGCGCAGCGCACCGAGGGTGCGCATGTTGTGCAGGCGGTCGGCGAGCTTGACGATGATCACGCGGATGTCCCGCGACATCGCCAGCACCATCTTCTGGAAATTCTCCGCCTGGGCGACGGCCTTGTCCTCGAAGGCGATCTGGGTCAGCTTGGAGACGCCATCGACCAGTTCCGCCACCGGCTTGCCGAACTGCTCGGCGAGGGCCTCCTTGGAGACGCCGGTGTCCTCGATCACGTCGTGCAGCATGGCCGCCATCAGGCTCTGATGGTCCATGTGCATGTTGGCCAGGATATTGGCTACCGCCAGCGGGTGGGTGACGTAGGGTTCGCCCGAACGCCGCCGCTGGCCATCATGAGCCTGTTCCGCATAGTAGAAGGCGCGCTTGACCTGCTGGATCTCGTCCTGGGGAAGATAGCCGCCAAGCCGGTCGGCCAGGTCATCGATGGTAAACATTCACGCGCCCCCAGCCTGGTGGTTACTCGTCGATCTGGACGCTGGGCGCCAGGGCCGGGCGGGGACGGACCGGTGCCTCGACGGGCTCGTCCAGTACCGTGTGGTCCACCATGCCCGCGGCGATCTCGCGCAGAGCCATGACGGTGGGCTTGTCGTTTTCCCAGGGAAGGTGGGCATCCCGTGAGCCGCGCGCCAGCTGGCGGGCGCGCTGGGTGGAGATCATCACCAGCTTGAAGCGGTTTTCGACATTCTCGAGACAATCTTCGACGGTAACGCGTGCCATGGGCAATGTTCCTGTAACGATGGAGCTGAAATGACGGAACCGGGCCGGCGTGAAGCCGACCCGGCAAGAATAGGGTAGTGGATCGTCTAGATTACTCGACGCCGGGCTCACGTGACAAGAGCGCCGCCAGCAACGGGGCGTGGCGATGCTGCATGTTGTGCCGTGTCAGACGACGACTGATGACCAGTGCCTGCAGTTCTTCCAGCGCCGTGGTGAAGTCATCATTGATCACCAGGTAGTCGTACTCCGCATAATGCGACATCTCGCTGACGGCTTCCTGCATGCGCTTGGCAATCACCGCATGCTCGTCGGTGCCACGCCCGGCCAGACGGCGTTCCAGCTCCTCGCGGGAAGGCGGCAGGATGAAGATCGACACGGCCTCCGGCATCTGTTCGCGGACCTGACGCGCGCCCTGCCAGTCGATTTCCAGGATGACGTCCTGGCCTACATCTAGAATAGTTTGGACACTACGCCGCGACGTACCGTAATAGTTGCCGAATACGCAGGCATGTTCGAAGAATTCACCGCGTTCGATCATCGCCTCGAAAGTGGCCGGGTCGGTAAAGTGGTAATTGACCCCGTCCACCTCGCCTTCCCGCTGTGCCCGGGTGGTGTGCGAGACCGACACCTGAATGCCGTCGAGACTTTCAATCAGTTCACGCACCAGGCTGGTCTTGCCGGCGCCCGAGGGGGCGGAAATGATGAAAAGCGTACCTTGGGACATGAAGCGCTTCCCTGATTGCCAAATAAGGGGAAAGATGGAGCGCCGGTCGAACGGCGGCTGGAAAGCGCGATTATGCCACATATCACCCTCGGGGCTGTAGGATTTCCCCCCGTTCAACTCAACCACTCCATCAGGTGTGCCTGCATGCGCAGTGTCATTGTTTTCCTGCTGATTATCGCCATCGGCATCACGTACCAGAAAGGCTGGTGGGAGATTCCGCGCCAATGGGTACCGTGGCAGCCCCTGCATGTGGATGACCCGCTCACACTGGTGACCCAATGGAAGCTAAAGCGCCTATCCGATGACAGGCAAGCATGCCTGGCGGCGCTGGCTACCACCCCGGAAAACGCGCTTAGCTATACGCCGCTGGCCGACCACTCGCCGGTGGAAGCCTGCCCGCTGGAAAACGTGGTGCGCGTCCACTCCACCAGCGTCAGTTTCAATCAGAGTTTCATCGCCAGTTGCCCGCTGGCGCTGGCCTGGGTGATGTTCGAGCGCCACCATCTGCAGCCGACAGCCGAACGGCTGTTCGACACGCGAGTGAGCCGGGTCGAACACGCCGGCAGCTTCGCCTGCCGCAATGTCTACGGACGCGAAACCGGACGACGTAGCGAGCACGCCACGGCCGAGGCGCTGGATGTCACGGGATGCCGTTTAGACCAAGGCCAGCATATAACCCTGCTACGGGATTGGAATGAGACGGGAGAGAAAGGGGAATACCTGCAGCAGTTGCGCGACGATGCCTGTACGACATTCGGCAACGTACTGGGGCCGGAGTACAACGCCGCGCACGCTGATCATTTTCATCTCGGCATGCGCGGCTACCGCTTGTGCCGCTAATGTCAGTCCAGGCTGACATCATCTTCATCGGTTGCCGCCCCGGTAGCAGCCCCAGCACCGGCACCGATGGCCGCGCCTTGTCCAACATTACCGCCCGTCGCCGCTGCCGCACCCGCACCGACGGCCGCGCCCACGCCAGCACCGCTTGCCGCCCGCTCACCGGTACTAGTTCCGCAGCCCGCCAGGCCGAGGGTGAGTGCGACGATCGCCCCGAGGGCTACAATACGTGTGGTTTTCACAATAGGCATGGTCATCTCCTTATGGGTTTGCTCCCCTTACACCCTAGAAGACTCTCACTACTTTTCCAGTTAACGCACACTGTTCGCCTCTCGGCCAGCCGAGCGGTCGACCCCCTCCAGGCCTGCGTTTCTAGTTCAAGTACGCCTTTCCAGCCAGCGCCCCAGCGCAAAGATCGCCAGGCCGCACAGGCCCAGCCCGGCGCCCACCAGGCCGGTACTCGACCACACGAATCCCATCTCGATGGCGATACCCGCAAGCCAGGCGCCCAGGGCATTGGCGCCATTGAACGCGGCATGGTTGAGCGACGCCGCCATTGTCTGGGCATCCTCGGCGACGTCCATCAACCGGGTCTGCAACGAAGGGGCCAGCGCCATGCTGGTCCCCACCAGACCGACGAACAACAACCCCGTCCAGA
It encodes the following:
- a CDS encoding RidA family protein codes for the protein MSNKAVINTEKAPAAIGPYSQAVKAGNTVYLSGQIPLDPASMTIVSEDFEAQARQVFRNMQAVCEEAAGSLSDIVKLNLYLVDLDNFAIVNRVMEEFFTAPFPARAAVGVKALPKASQVEAEAVMIIGD
- a CDS encoding bifunctional (p)ppGpp synthetase/guanosine-3',5'-bis(diphosphate) 3'-pyrophosphohydrolase produces the protein MFTIDDLADRLGGYLPQDEIQQVKRAFYYAEQAHDGQRRRSGEPYVTHPLAVANILANMHMDHQSLMAAMLHDVIEDTGVSKEALAEQFGKPVAELVDGVSKLTQIAFEDKAVAQAENFQKMVLAMSRDIRVIIVKLADRLHNMRTLGALRPEKKRRIARETLEIYARVAGRLGINTIRVELEDLSFQAIHPMRSERIKRAVSSARGHRRSAIREVQSTLQKSLDDEGLNGTVIGRQKHLLSIYKKMRDQRKPFAEIMDVFGFRIITEDVASCYRILGIVHNLYKPVPGRFKDYIAIPKANGYQSLHTTLFGSRGMPIEVQIRTREMEAMANNGIAAHWLYKAGQTTHPIAEGSHARARAWVKGLLEMQRHAGDSLEFIENVKSDLFPDDIYVFTPKGDIMELPQGATVIDFAYTVHTDIGNNCIACRIDRQLAPLSTRLESGQTLEIITAPGARPNLAWLNFVATAKARSAIRHALKHQQQAEAVQLGRRLLNKALAEFSTSLEELNDSVLESVLAELEQSQETLLESIGLGTRLAHVVARRLVDMDDDDKAERQGDEAPERQRPVMITGSEGMVTKFARCCHPLPGDPVVGHLSVGKGIVVHRAECRNLAEHRNDPDKLFALEWSEDIQEDFPVALRIEFESRRGLVAELAGLVTDADANIERIGIEERDARLSIVHLTLAVRGRIHLARLIKRIRNLPNVGKITRVGN
- the rpoZ gene encoding DNA-directed RNA polymerase subunit omega; protein product: MARVTVEDCLENVENRFKLVMISTQRARQLARGSRDAHLPWENDKPTVMALREIAAGMVDHTVLDEPVEAPVRPRPALAPSVQIDE
- the gmk gene encoding guanylate kinase; protein product: MSQGTLFIISAPSGAGKTSLVRELIESLDGIQVSVSHTTRAQREGEVDGVNYHFTDPATFEAMIERGEFFEHACVFGNYYGTSRRSVQTILDVGQDVILEIDWQGARQVREQMPEAVSIFILPPSREELERRLAGRGTDEHAVIAKRMQEAVSEMSHYAEYDYLVINDDFTTALEELQALVISRRLTRHNMQHRHAPLLAALLSREPGVE
- a CDS encoding extensin family protein; amino-acid sequence: MRSVIVFLLIIAIGITYQKGWWEIPRQWVPWQPLHVDDPLTLVTQWKLKRLSDDRQACLAALATTPENALSYTPLADHSPVEACPLENVVRVHSTSVSFNQSFIASCPLALAWVMFERHHLQPTAERLFDTRVSRVEHAGSFACRNVYGRETGRRSEHATAEALDVTGCRLDQGQHITLLRDWNETGEKGEYLQQLRDDACTTFGNVLGPEYNAAHADHFHLGMRGYRLCR